A window of the Acidimicrobiales bacterium genome harbors these coding sequences:
- a CDS encoding NADH-quinone oxidoreductase subunit N produces MLHVLAQTGTLPMPDVEWSLIWPLTILAIGSVLLVTITSLVPTLRTNGFPALFSITAAVAAAALLPYTAQRISDAPGPLRVIGSAMVVDHFTVFVTGVICLSVLLVSLILDDYLRREGFDGPEWYVLMLLSASGGVILAAANDLIVTFLGLEILSIAVYVLAALQLRRTQSQEAGFKYFVLGALSSAIFLYGIALTYGAIGSTNFDAVASVLGSFFGAPNAAGLTPVTDSSMLLVGMAMILIGFAFKVSAVPFHFWTPDVYQGAPTPVVAFMASSVKVAGFAALLRVFVVAFNDRGGDWRPLIGALALFSILLGSVMAIVQTDVKRMLAYSSISHAGFMLIGVHAAGSATSDVAQSGARAVLFYMLSYTAVVAGTFAVVTAVSGFGDGNTSLDDFTGMARRHPVLASMLVVLLFSQAGIPFTSGFFAKFRVIVAAADGGAYVMAGIAMLGSVIGAFLYLRIVIAMFTNAGGDDHGDDHSDEVVEGDALALPGVGSLTVPTTVLLAVGLAVFATLLLGIWPAVVDTPLTDGARSLLGLAG; encoded by the coding sequence ATGCTGCACGTCTTGGCCCAAACCGGAACATTGCCGATGCCCGACGTCGAGTGGTCGCTGATCTGGCCGCTCACCATCTTGGCCATCGGCTCGGTTCTGCTCGTCACGATCACCTCGCTGGTTCCGACCCTGCGGACCAACGGGTTCCCCGCCCTCTTCTCCATCACGGCCGCGGTAGCGGCCGCTGCGTTGCTGCCCTACACGGCGCAGCGCATCAGCGATGCCCCCGGCCCGCTCCGTGTCATCGGCAGCGCCATGGTGGTCGACCACTTCACCGTATTCGTCACCGGTGTGATCTGCCTGTCGGTGCTGCTGGTCTCGCTGATCCTCGACGACTATCTCCGTCGTGAGGGCTTCGACGGCCCCGAGTGGTACGTGCTGATGCTGCTATCGGCGTCGGGCGGGGTGATCCTCGCCGCGGCGAACGACCTCATCGTCACCTTCCTCGGTCTCGAGATCCTGTCGATCGCCGTGTACGTCCTCGCCGCCCTGCAGCTGCGTCGGACCCAGTCGCAGGAAGCCGGCTTCAAGTACTTCGTGCTCGGCGCCCTGTCTTCGGCCATCTTCCTCTACGGCATCGCGCTCACGTATGGCGCCATTGGCTCGACCAACTTCGACGCCGTGGCCAGCGTGCTCGGCAGCTTCTTCGGCGCCCCGAACGCAGCGGGCCTGACCCCGGTCACCGACTCGTCGATGTTGCTGGTCGGTATGGCGATGATCCTGATCGGCTTCGCCTTCAAGGTGTCGGCCGTGCCGTTCCACTTCTGGACGCCCGATGTCTACCAGGGCGCCCCCACTCCGGTCGTGGCGTTCATGGCGTCGTCGGTCAAGGTGGCAGGCTTCGCAGCGCTCCTTCGTGTGTTCGTCGTCGCCTTCAACGATCGCGGCGGCGACTGGCGACCGCTCATCGGCGCCCTTGCGCTGTTCTCGATCCTGCTCGGTTCGGTCATGGCCATCGTGCAGACCGACGTCAAGCGCATGCTCGCCTATTCGTCGATCTCGCACGCCGGTTTCATGCTGATCGGCGTGCACGCTGCGGGAAGTGCCACCAGCGACGTCGCTCAGTCCGGCGCCCGGGCGGTGCTCTTCTACATGCTGTCCTACACCGCGGTGGTTGCCGGCACCTTCGCCGTCGTGACCGCAGTGAGCGGGTTCGGCGACGGCAACACGAGCCTCGACGACTTCACCGGCATGGCCCGGCGTCACCCGGTGCTCGCCTCGATGCTCGTCGTACTGCTGTTCTCGCAGGCGGGCATCCCCTTCACCTCCGGCTTCTTCGCCAAGTTCCGGGTGATCGTGGCCGCAGCCGATGGTGGCGCCTACGTCATGGCCGGTATCGCCATGCTCGGCTCGGTGATCGGTGCGTTCCTCTACCTGCGGATCGTCATCGCGATGTTCACCAATGCCGGGGGTGACGACCACGGTGACGACCACAGCGACGAAGTCGTCGAGGGGGACGCGCTGGCGTTGCCCGGTGTCGGTTCGCTGACCGTCCCGACCACGGTGCTCTTGGCAGTCGGCCTCGCCGTCTTCGCCACCCTGCTGCTCGGCATCTGGCCGGCCGTTGTCGACACGCCGCTGACCGACGGCGCACGGTCGCTGCTCGGCCTCGCCGGCTGA
- a CDS encoding NADH-quinone oxidoreductase subunit M, with protein MISTLVPILATEAPGETADALGSFPLLLALILMPLFTAIVLMAIPAHRVAELRLTALVGSAIAGAMSVYLMVKFDAAEGGFQAVSRHTWIADLGLEWHLGVDGISLFLVVLGGLLFPIAILACDPHHDHKPYYIWLMVLMAGSTGAFVALDLLLFFLFFEVVLVPMYFLISGWGHGNRIYAATKFFLYTMFGGALMLVGIASLALLSQRAAQAAAIEAGSTAKIPLTFDVTALAGAEGLSTNAQRLIFLAFAGAFAVKVPLFPLHTWLPDAHTEAPTAGSVILAGVMLKLGTYGFVRFGIYLFPQAAYDFAPLFITLGVIGIVYGAAVATMQKDLKRVVAYSSIAHLGFIILGIFALNSQGLEGGVLQMVNHGLSTGALFILVGWIYERRHTREIAALSGLQKPAPIMAAVFTIVMLSSIGLPGLNGFVGEYLILLGGYKAAQWWTVVAVTGVILAALYLLWAYQRVFHGQAEGDNATMPDLKVSELMAIAPLMVLIVFMGVYPKPVLERIEPSVDVLITHVTDHVDGFVEPEPDAPAEPAGAEQLKAAAAVAAEASGHHGESEDTGHDDESESTNHETGEEG; from the coding sequence ATGATCTCCACACTTGTTCCCATCCTCGCAACGGAGGCGCCAGGCGAGACCGCCGATGCGCTCGGCAGCTTTCCGCTCCTGCTGGCACTCATCCTGATGCCGCTGTTCACCGCCATCGTCTTGATGGCGATCCCGGCCCACCGGGTCGCCGAGCTCCGACTCACTGCGCTGGTCGGATCGGCGATCGCCGGTGCGATGTCGGTGTACCTGATGGTCAAGTTCGACGCCGCCGAAGGTGGGTTCCAGGCCGTGAGCCGTCACACCTGGATCGCCGACCTCGGCCTCGAATGGCACCTTGGTGTCGACGGCATCTCGCTGTTCCTCGTCGTGTTGGGTGGGCTGCTCTTCCCGATCGCCATCCTGGCCTGCGACCCGCATCACGATCACAAGCCGTACTACATCTGGCTGATGGTGCTGATGGCCGGCTCCACCGGTGCCTTCGTTGCCCTCGACCTGCTGCTGTTCTTCCTCTTCTTCGAGGTCGTGCTCGTCCCGATGTACTTCCTCATCAGCGGATGGGGCCACGGCAACCGGATCTACGCCGCCACGAAGTTCTTCCTCTACACCATGTTCGGCGGGGCGCTGATGCTCGTCGGCATCGCCTCGCTCGCGCTCCTGTCGCAGCGGGCGGCACAGGCGGCTGCAATCGAGGCCGGGTCAACAGCGAAGATTCCTCTGACCTTCGACGTCACGGCGCTCGCCGGCGCCGAGGGGCTGAGCACCAACGCCCAGCGACTGATCTTCCTGGCCTTTGCCGGGGCGTTCGCCGTCAAGGTGCCACTGTTCCCACTGCACACCTGGTTGCCCGACGCCCACACCGAGGCACCGACGGCCGGTTCGGTGATCCTCGCCGGCGTGATGCTGAAGCTCGGCACCTACGGCTTCGTTCGCTTCGGGATCTACCTCTTCCCCCAGGCCGCGTACGACTTCGCCCCGCTGTTCATCACCCTGGGTGTCATCGGCATCGTCTACGGCGCCGCCGTGGCCACGATGCAGAAAGACCTCAAACGAGTCGTCGCCTACTCATCGATCGCCCACCTCGGCTTCATCATCCTCGGCATCTTCGCCCTCAACTCCCAGGGCCTCGAGGGTGGCGTGCTGCAGATGGTCAACCATGGTCTGTCCACCGGCGCACTCTTCATCCTCGTCGGCTGGATCTACGAACGGCGCCACACCCGTGAGATCGCCGCCCTGTCCGGCCTCCAGAAGCCGGCCCCGATCATGGCCGCCGTCTTCACCATCGTGATGCTGTCGAGCATCGGCCTCCCGGGTCTCAACGGGTTCGTCGGCGAATACCTGATCCTCCTCGGTGGCTACAAGGCCGCCCAGTGGTGGACCGTGGTCGCCGTCACCGGTGTGATCCTCGCCGCCCTCTATCTGCTGTGGGCCTATCAGCGGGTCTTCCACGGCCAAGCGGAGGGCGACAACGCCACGATGCCCGACCTCAAGGTCTCCGAACTCATGGCCATCGCCCCGCTCATGGTCCTGATCGTCTTCATGGGCGTCTACCCGAAGCCGGTGCTCGAACGCATCGAGCCCTCGGTCGACGTGCTCATCACCCACGTCACCGACCACGTGGACGGCTTCGTCGAGCCGGAACCCGACGCTCCCGCCGAACCGGCAGGTGCCGAGCAGCTCAAGGCAGCGGCAGCCGTCGCGGCCGAAGCATCGGGCCACCACGGTGAGTCCGAAGACACCGGCCACGACGACGAGTCCGAATCGACCAACCACGAAACCGGGGAGGAGGGCTGA
- the nuoL gene encoding NADH-quinone oxidoreductase subunit L, with protein sequence MVEAAWLIPAFPLAGFLFLMAFGRRLGEPIAGWLATAAIGGSFLSTIVVFLGLVAEEPDDRFFIQKIFTWVPAGSFHVDLGFLVDPLSITMCLFITGVGTLIHLYSVGYMHGDADFSKFFIYLNAFAASMLMLVLGDNLLITFLGWEGVGACSYLLISFWFTSEANASAGKKAFVTNRVGDFGFMLGTFVVFGAIGSIRYADVLTSEFSSGMATAAVILFLVAATGKSAQIPLFVWLPDAMAGPTPVSALIHAATMVTSGVYLLTRLNPILAQADPWSTTVIAWVGALTALVAALAALVQTDIKKVLAYSTVSQLGYLFLAIGVGGYVPAIFHMVTHAFFKALLFLGSGSVIHGLHDEQDMRRMGGLTKFMPITAGTFIVGWLAIAGVPPFAGFWSKDEILLYAWNENPVLWAIGLITAILTAFYMTRQVVLTFFGRTRFFDAHQDEIDAAFGHAITEAEAGVLAAEEAVSKAEEAMAKADDDVAKKQLALTKATDSLAEAQAAVDASSPDADDHAKLVKALDKADKAMPKAVSALEKSQAKLAEATAAHAEAVEAIDAAKDNVRAAAASVSSAPKAPQYVTALTPAVDVSAFADQLPDSYAHRQEYHPHESPWTMSLPLVVLAGLAAVGGLLNLPFSHNLHFLANWLEPMLFGNEVEVSAGASTKIVLALIATACAIGAIVASLAVYLKGKADPAAIERKELALAIDYDRGLARFMGGPGTEVFERASWLDRTYVDGAVNGVASVIRSAGRSAQSLQTGFVRSYAFGIVAGSAAVVLWFLVRLWS encoded by the coding sequence ATGGTCGAAGCAGCGTGGCTCATTCCCGCATTCCCTCTGGCCGGCTTCCTGTTCCTCATGGCGTTCGGTCGCCGCCTCGGTGAGCCGATCGCCGGCTGGCTCGCCACCGCCGCCATCGGCGGCAGCTTCTTGTCGACCATCGTGGTGTTCCTCGGCCTGGTCGCCGAAGAACCTGACGACCGGTTCTTCATCCAGAAGATCTTCACCTGGGTGCCGGCCGGCTCGTTCCACGTCGATCTCGGATTCCTCGTCGATCCGCTCTCGATCACGATGTGTCTGTTCATCACCGGGGTCGGAACGCTCATCCACCTCTATTCGGTCGGCTACATGCACGGGGATGCGGACTTCTCGAAGTTCTTCATCTACCTGAATGCCTTCGCCGCCTCGATGCTGATGCTGGTGCTCGGCGACAACCTGCTCATCACCTTCCTCGGCTGGGAGGGTGTCGGCGCCTGCTCGTACCTGCTCATCTCCTTCTGGTTCACGAGTGAGGCGAATGCATCGGCGGGCAAGAAGGCGTTCGTCACCAACCGTGTCGGCGACTTCGGGTTCATGCTCGGCACGTTCGTGGTGTTCGGCGCCATCGGCTCGATTCGCTATGCCGATGTCCTCACGAGTGAGTTCTCGTCCGGCATGGCCACGGCCGCCGTGATCCTCTTCCTCGTCGCCGCCACCGGCAAGTCGGCCCAGATCCCACTGTTCGTCTGGCTGCCCGACGCCATGGCCGGCCCGACACCGGTCTCGGCGCTCATCCACGCCGCCACCATGGTCACCTCGGGCGTGTACCTCCTCACCCGCCTGAACCCGATCCTGGCCCAGGCCGACCCCTGGTCGACCACGGTCATCGCCTGGGTCGGAGCCCTCACGGCGTTGGTCGCCGCTTTGGCGGCCTTGGTACAGACCGATATCAAGAAGGTCCTCGCCTACTCGACCGTCAGCCAGCTCGGGTACCTCTTCCTCGCCATCGGTGTGGGCGGCTACGTGCCCGCCATCTTCCACATGGTCACCCACGCCTTCTTCAAGGCACTGCTCTTCCTCGGATCCGGTTCGGTGATCCACGGCCTCCACGACGAACAAGACATGCGACGTATGGGCGGGCTCACCAAGTTCATGCCCATCACCGCCGGCACCTTCATCGTCGGCTGGCTCGCCATCGCCGGTGTGCCACCGTTCGCCGGCTTCTGGTCGAAAGACGAGATCCTCCTCTACGCCTGGAACGAGAACCCGGTCCTGTGGGCGATCGGCCTCATCACCGCCATCCTCACGGCGTTCTACATGACCCGTCAGGTGGTGCTCACCTTCTTCGGCCGCACCCGCTTCTTCGATGCTCATCAAGACGAGATCGATGCCGCATTCGGTCACGCCATCACCGAGGCCGAGGCCGGTGTCCTTGCCGCAGAGGAAGCCGTGTCGAAGGCAGAAGAGGCCATGGCGAAGGCCGACGACGATGTCGCCAAGAAGCAGCTGGCGCTGACCAAGGCCACGGACTCCCTCGCCGAGGCCCAGGCCGCGGTCGACGCCTCGTCGCCCGATGCCGACGACCACGCAAAATTGGTCAAGGCCCTCGACAAGGCCGACAAGGCAATGCCGAAGGCGGTGTCGGCACTCGAGAAGTCGCAGGCGAAGCTGGCCGAAGCCACGGCTGCTCATGCCGAGGCGGTCGAGGCCATCGACGCGGCCAAGGACAACGTCCGTGCCGCTGCTGCGTCGGTGTCGTCCGCCCCGAAGGCGCCGCAGTACGTCACCGCCCTCACCCCGGCCGTCGATGTCTCGGCCTTTGCCGATCAGCTGCCCGACTCCTATGCCCATCGTCAGGAATACCACCCGCACGAGTCGCCGTGGACCATGTCCCTGCCGCTCGTCGTGTTGGCCGGCCTCGCCGCCGTCGGTGGTCTGCTCAACCTGCCGTTCTCGCACAACCTCCACTTCCTGGCGAACTGGCTCGAGCCGATGCTGTTCGGCAACGAGGTCGAGGTCTCGGCCGGCGCCAGCACCAAGATCGTGCTCGCGCTCATCGCCACCGCTTGCGCCATCGGTGCCATCGTCGCCAGCCTCGCGGTGTACCTGAAGGGCAAGGCCGACCCGGCCGCCATCGAGCGCAAAGAACTGGCCCTGGCCATCGACTACGACCGAGGACTCGCCCGCTTCATGGGTGGGCCGGGCACCGAAGTCTTCGAACGGGCCAGCTGGCTCGATCGCACCTACGTCGACGGAGCGGTCAACGGCGTGGCCTCGGTCATCCGCTCGGCCGGTCGCTCGGCACAATCGCTCCAAACCGGCTTCGTCCGCAGCTATGCGTTCGGCATCGTTGCCGGAAGCGCCGCTGTGGTGCTCTGGTTCCTCGTGAGGCTCTGGTCATGA
- the nuoK gene encoding NADH-quinone oxidoreductase subunit NuoK, with the protein MEVTQTWYLILSALLFTIGTVGLLTRRNPLIMFMCVELMLNAVNISFVSFSKALNDIAGQTAVFFVLVVAAAEVVVGLSIVVALLRRRPTATADDLVQLKG; encoded by the coding sequence ATGGAGGTGACCCAAACCTGGTACCTGATCCTGAGCGCGCTGCTGTTCACGATCGGGACGGTCGGCCTGCTGACCCGACGCAACCCGCTCATCATGTTCATGTGCGTCGAGCTGATGCTGAACGCCGTCAACATCTCGTTCGTCTCGTTCTCCAAGGCGCTCAACGACATCGCCGGGCAAACGGCCGTCTTCTTCGTTCTCGTGGTGGCTGCCGCCGAAGTGGTCGTCGGCCTGTCGATCGTGGTGGCACTGCTGCGCCGCCGTCCAACGGCCACGGCCGACGATCTCGTGCAGTTGAAGGGGTAG
- a CDS encoding NADH-quinone oxidoreductase subunit J, whose protein sequence is MDVAVFIVSAIIVLGGAVGVVVNPNPVRAALSLVASFFGVAVLFVLQEAHFLALVQVVVYGGAIVVLFLFVIMLLGVDKVEDIRTEPLVNQRPAALAGGAVMLLLIFGGLFLSGPGGEQGAVAITGQPEMSQALDAPGIKAGGPTSIDPTNMREPDSNVVALARDLFTRNLFAFEATALLLTIATVGAVVLVRNQGAEDLVVDEPGTANR, encoded by the coding sequence ATGGATGTCGCAGTCTTCATCGTCTCGGCGATCATCGTGCTCGGCGGTGCCGTCGGCGTGGTCGTCAACCCCAACCCGGTCCGGGCCGCGCTCTCATTGGTCGCAAGCTTCTTCGGTGTTGCGGTCCTCTTCGTTCTGCAGGAGGCCCACTTCCTCGCCCTCGTGCAGGTGGTGGTCTATGGCGGCGCGATCGTCGTGCTGTTCCTCTTCGTCATCATGTTGCTCGGTGTCGACAAGGTCGAAGACATCCGCACCGAACCTCTGGTCAACCAGCGGCCAGCCGCCCTCGCCGGTGGCGCCGTCATGTTGCTGCTGATCTTCGGCGGCCTCTTCCTGTCAGGTCCCGGCGGCGAGCAGGGAGCGGTCGCCATCACCGGTCAGCCCGAGATGAGCCAGGCGCTCGACGCGCCGGGCATCAAGGCCGGCGGCCCCACGTCGATCGACCCGACCAACATGCGCGAGCCTGACTCGAACGTGGTGGCGCTCGCCCGAGATCTCTTCACCCGCAACCTCTTCGCCTTCGAGGCCACTGCGCTGCTGCTCACGATCGCCACGGTGGGAGCCGTGGTGCTGGTGCGCAACCAGGGCGCGGAAGACCTCGTCGTCGATGAGCCGGGTACCGCGAACCGATGA
- the nuoI gene encoding NADH-quinone oxidoreductase subunit NuoI: MGYLEGFAVTFRKWGEGVTTREYRGGRKGEAPDTKAPKPPRLHGRHVLNRYEDGMEKCIGCELCAGVCPAKCIYVRGADNPVDDPKSPGERFGFIYEINYLRCIHCDMCVEACPTQAITETKLFEFSFTNRDDAIYTKNELLVGDDGKPQFLPWEDWRPGDDEHTSGWMRATSPGGKASYEGTVGWAGELGYGVRAPEAGQHGEDPEPVVEAHDDHGHDSHGGHH, encoded by the coding sequence ATGGGCTACCTCGAAGGATTCGCCGTCACCTTCCGCAAGTGGGGCGAGGGCGTCACCACCCGGGAGTACCGCGGCGGCCGCAAAGGCGAAGCGCCCGATACCAAGGCCCCGAAGCCGCCGCGGCTGCACGGTCGCCACGTGCTGAACCGCTACGAAGACGGCATGGAGAAGTGCATCGGTTGCGAGCTGTGCGCCGGTGTGTGCCCGGCCAAGTGCATCTACGTCCGCGGCGCCGACAACCCGGTCGACGATCCCAAATCGCCGGGCGAGCGGTTCGGGTTCATCTACGAGATCAACTACCTGCGCTGCATCCATTGCGACATGTGTGTCGAGGCGTGCCCCACGCAGGCGATCACCGAAACCAAGCTGTTCGAGTTCTCCTTCACCAACCGCGACGACGCCATCTACACCAAGAACGAGCTGCTCGTCGGCGACGACGGCAAGCCGCAGTTCCTTCCGTGGGAAGACTGGCGACCGGGCGACGACGAGCACACCTCGGGCTGGATGCGAGCCACGTCACCGGGTGGCAAGGCGTCCTACGAGGGCACCGTCGGCTGGGCCGGCGAGCTCGGCTACGGCGTGCGTGCACCCGAAGCGGGCCAGCACGGCGAAGACCCCGAACCCGTCGTCGAAGCCCACGACGACCACGGTCATGACAGCCACGGAGGTCATCACTGA